In Nocardioides marinus, one DNA window encodes the following:
- a CDS encoding SRPBCC family protein — MSTNTRVVHATPDQVWDVLADGWLYPLWVVGASRMREVDDHWPAQGARLHHSVGSWPLLLDDETVAEECDPGRMLRLTAKAWPGGQAAVTLTLEPQGADTLVTIEEDASHGPGRLVPPPARHALIGWRNVETLRRLAYLAERRSAPPA, encoded by the coding sequence ATGAGCACCAACACCCGCGTCGTCCACGCCACCCCGGACCAGGTCTGGGACGTCCTCGCCGACGGCTGGCTCTACCCGCTGTGGGTGGTCGGGGCCTCCCGGATGCGCGAGGTCGACGACCACTGGCCGGCGCAGGGGGCGCGGCTGCACCACTCGGTCGGCTCCTGGCCGCTGCTCCTCGACGACGAGACCGTGGCCGAGGAGTGCGACCCCGGCCGGATGCTGCGGCTGACCGCCAAGGCGTGGCCCGGTGGCCAGGCAGCGGTCACGCTGACCCTCGAGCCACAGGGCGCCGACACGCTGGTCACCATCGAGGAGGACGCCAGCCACGGGCCCGGCAGGCTCGTCCCCCCGCCCGCACGGCACGCGCTGATCGGGTGGCGCAACGTCGAGACCCTGCGCCGGCTGGCCTACCTCGCCGAGCGCCGCAGCGCCCCGCCGGCCTGA
- a CDS encoding FAD-dependent oxidoreductase, protein MAESIWWKHRDVPVPTGEPPHEQVDVAVVGAGVTGLTAALLLARAGRSVVVMEARHPGAVTTGRTTGKVSALQGTMLSRILRAGRRESAAAYVASTLRAQQWLADEATGLGLDLEQRPAATYAPTSRATAAVRREHEAARDLGLPVRWSDAPDLPVPAVAATLLDDQLQLDPGQLVERLLAAALEAGATVVGDARVQRVRQRRDGVHLHVARTDGEADVHARHVLLATGAPVVDRRMHFARLTAQRSYIVAFDTAEVPETMTLSAGGPSRSFRGAEVDGRRVLLVGGAGHETGRGRAENKRVDELRRWTAEHWPDAVELGAWSAQDYTTTDHLPLVGSLGGPSPDVHLATGFNKWGLTSGVAAALAFAGEVLGVREPWVDDLYGRRARLRDVPALAGIQVGVALGGAAAAAGLAAPVETSGRRAVGEDCRLLPVCTHLGGPLRWNPHEGSYDCPLHGSRFDRDGRVLEGPATRPLRRLPTRD, encoded by the coding sequence GTGGCCGAGAGCATCTGGTGGAAGCACCGCGACGTCCCCGTCCCGACGGGCGAGCCGCCGCACGAGCAGGTCGACGTCGCCGTCGTCGGCGCCGGGGTCACCGGGCTGACCGCGGCGCTGCTGCTGGCCCGCGCCGGCCGGAGCGTGGTCGTCATGGAGGCGCGGCACCCCGGCGCGGTCACCACCGGCCGCACCACGGGCAAGGTCTCGGCCCTGCAGGGCACGATGCTCTCCCGGATCCTCCGCGCCGGGCGGCGCGAGTCGGCGGCGGCGTACGTCGCCAGCACGCTGCGTGCCCAGCAGTGGCTCGCCGACGAGGCGACCGGGCTGGGGCTGGACCTCGAGCAGCGGCCGGCCGCGACCTACGCCCCCACCTCCCGGGCCACGGCTGCGGTACGCCGCGAGCACGAGGCGGCCCGCGACCTCGGCCTGCCGGTGCGCTGGTCGGACGCCCCCGACCTCCCCGTCCCCGCGGTCGCGGCGACGCTGCTCGACGACCAGCTCCAGCTCGACCCGGGCCAGCTCGTCGAGCGACTGCTCGCCGCGGCGCTCGAGGCTGGTGCCACGGTCGTGGGTGACGCGCGCGTGCAGCGGGTGCGGCAGCGGCGCGACGGGGTGCACCTCCACGTGGCGCGGACCGACGGCGAGGCCGACGTCCACGCGCGGCACGTGCTGCTGGCCACCGGGGCGCCGGTGGTGGACCGACGGATGCACTTCGCCCGGCTGACCGCCCAGCGCAGCTACATCGTCGCCTTCGACACCGCCGAGGTGCCGGAGACGATGACGCTGTCCGCCGGCGGGCCGAGCCGCTCCTTCCGGGGCGCCGAGGTCGACGGCCGACGGGTGCTGCTCGTCGGCGGCGCCGGGCACGAGACCGGTCGCGGGCGTGCCGAGAACAAGCGTGTCGACGAGCTGCGCCGGTGGACCGCCGAGCACTGGCCCGACGCCGTCGAGCTCGGTGCCTGGTCGGCGCAGGACTACACGACCACCGACCACCTGCCGCTGGTCGGCAGCCTGGGCGGGCCCAGCCCCGACGTGCACCTCGCCACCGGCTTCAACAAGTGGGGGCTGACCAGCGGCGTCGCCGCCGCCCTGGCCTTCGCCGGCGAGGTCCTCGGCGTCCGCGAGCCGTGGGTCGACGACCTCTACGGCCGCCGGGCCCGGCTGCGCGACGTCCCCGCGCTCGCCGGCATCCAGGTCGGGGTCGCCCTCGGCGGTGCCGCTGCCGCGGCGGGCCTGGCGGCGCCCGTCGAGACCTCCGGTCGCCGGGCGGTGGGGGAGGACTGCCGGCTGCTGCCGGTCTGCACCCACCTCGGCGGCCCGCTGCGCTGGAACCCCCACGAGGGCAGCTACGACTGCCCCCTGCACGGCTCCCGCTTCGACCGGGACGGCCGGGTCCTCGAAGGCCCGGCCACCCGGCCGCTGCGTCGCCTGCCCACCAGGGACTGA
- a CDS encoding catalase: MSDPTRDQIPGAPAPQPPSVEEPGTPHDPLPPKPDHGAPELRTATGEALEGEEGTARGQQGRWLTTATGVKLRDTDHSLKAGPRGPTLLQDHHLREKITHFDHERIPERVVHARGAAAHGYFEGYGTAGEICLAGVFEEGRRTPTFVRFSTVLGSRGSADTVRDTRGFATKFYTDEGTWDLVGNNMPVFFIQDGIKFPDIIHAGKPHPDREIPQAQSAHDTFWDFVSLHTEAQHHTIWNMSDRGIPRSYRMMEGFGVHTFRVVNAEGATSLVKFHWKPKLGVHSLTWEEAQMLGGLDPDFHRRDLADAIEAGAFPEWELGVQVFPDTDDQTFHGIDLLDPTKLVPEEIAPVQPIGKMVLDRNPTNYFAETEQVAFHTGHLVPGIDVTDDPLLQARNFSYLDTQLSRLGGPNFNQLPINRPHAPVNDMLRDGMHQHAVHPGVAPYRPNSLDGGCPFSLENQGEDLSDEQKRAFVDAAASIEASRKVRANPASYDDHFSQARLFWLSLSPVEKEHVVRAYTFELGKCYEQAIKERQLVALASIDADLCEQVATGLGLPAPDPSVAVADVEGSPALSQLGGTWPVDGRIIGLVVDTTTSAAQVQPVREAVLAAGMVPFVVGPRGGEIDGVPVQRTFATGRSVELDAVLLIAAPVPAPDALGARDEKAAGEAAVDPRVRLLVEECFRHSKAVGATSAGQAVLESAGVAADAPGVVVADDPEAAWEQLAELLPAHRVWDRFPAALA; the protein is encoded by the coding sequence ATGAGTGACCCGACGCGAGACCAGATCCCCGGCGCCCCCGCCCCCCAGCCGCCCTCGGTGGAGGAGCCCGGCACGCCCCACGACCCGCTGCCCCCCAAGCCCGACCACGGCGCCCCGGAGCTGCGCACCGCCACCGGCGAGGCGCTGGAGGGCGAGGAGGGCACCGCCCGTGGCCAGCAGGGCCGCTGGCTGACCACCGCCACCGGCGTGAAGCTGCGCGACACCGACCACTCGCTCAAGGCCGGACCGCGCGGCCCGACCCTGCTGCAGGACCACCACCTGCGCGAGAAGATCACCCACTTCGACCACGAGCGCATCCCCGAGCGGGTCGTGCACGCCCGTGGAGCCGCCGCCCACGGCTACTTCGAGGGCTACGGCACCGCCGGTGAGATCTGCCTGGCCGGCGTCTTCGAGGAGGGCCGTCGCACGCCGACGTTCGTCCGCTTCTCCACGGTGCTGGGCAGCCGGGGGTCGGCCGACACCGTGCGCGACACCCGCGGGTTCGCGACTAAGTTCTACACCGACGAGGGCACCTGGGACCTGGTCGGCAACAACATGCCGGTCTTCTTCATCCAGGACGGCATCAAGTTCCCCGACATCATCCACGCAGGCAAGCCGCACCCGGACCGCGAGATCCCCCAGGCGCAGTCCGCGCACGACACCTTCTGGGACTTCGTCTCCCTGCACACCGAGGCCCAGCACCACACGATCTGGAACATGTCCGACCGCGGCATCCCGCGCTCCTACCGGATGATGGAGGGCTTCGGCGTGCACACCTTCCGGGTGGTCAACGCCGAGGGTGCGACCTCCCTGGTGAAGTTCCACTGGAAGCCGAAGCTCGGCGTGCACTCCCTCACCTGGGAGGAGGCGCAGATGCTCGGCGGGCTCGACCCCGACTTCCACCGCCGGGACCTCGCCGACGCCATCGAGGCCGGCGCGTTCCCGGAGTGGGAGCTGGGTGTCCAGGTCTTCCCCGACACCGACGACCAGACCTTCCACGGCATCGACCTGCTCGACCCGACCAAGCTGGTGCCGGAGGAGATCGCACCGGTGCAGCCGATCGGCAAGATGGTGCTGGACCGCAACCCCACCAACTACTTCGCCGAGACCGAGCAGGTCGCCTTCCACACCGGGCACCTCGTGCCCGGCATCGACGTCACCGACGACCCGCTGCTGCAGGCCCGCAACTTCTCCTACCTCGACACCCAGCTCTCGCGGCTGGGCGGGCCGAACTTCAACCAGCTGCCCATCAACCGCCCGCACGCCCCGGTCAACGACATGCTCCGCGACGGCATGCACCAGCACGCGGTGCACCCGGGTGTCGCGCCCTACCGGCCCAACTCCCTCGACGGCGGGTGCCCCTTCAGCCTGGAGAACCAGGGCGAGGACCTCAGCGACGAGCAGAAGCGGGCCTTCGTCGACGCCGCCGCGAGCATCGAGGCCAGCCGCAAGGTCCGGGCCAACCCCGCGTCGTACGACGACCACTTCAGCCAGGCGCGGCTCTTCTGGCTGTCGTTGAGCCCGGTGGAGAAGGAGCACGTGGTCCGGGCCTACACCTTCGAGCTCGGCAAGTGCTACGAGCAGGCGATCAAGGAGCGTCAGCTGGTCGCGCTGGCCAGCATCGACGCCGACCTGTGCGAGCAGGTGGCCACCGGGCTCGGCCTGCCCGCCCCCGACCCCTCGGTGGCGGTGGCCGACGTCGAGGGCAGCCCCGCGCTCTCGCAGCTGGGCGGGACCTGGCCGGTCGACGGCCGCATCATCGGGCTGGTCGTGGACACCACCACCAGCGCCGCGCAGGTGCAGCCGGTGCGCGAGGCCGTGCTGGCCGCCGGGATGGTCCCCTTCGTCGTCGGCCCACGCGGCGGTGAGATCGACGGCGTGCCGGTGCAGCGGACCTTCGCCACGGGCCGCTCGGTCGAGCTCGACGCCGTGCTGCTGATCGCCGCGCCCGTCCCCGCCCCGGACGCGCTGGGGGCCCGCGACGAGAAGGCGGCAGGCGAGGCCGCGGTCGACCCGCGGGTGCGGCTGCTGGTGGAGGAGTGCTTCCGGCACAGCAAGGCGGTCGGCGCCACCTCCGCGGGCCAGGCGGTCCTGGAGTCGGCCGGTGTCGCCGCGGACGCTCCCGGCGTCGTCGTCGCCGACGACCCCGAGGCCGCCTGGGAGCAGCTCGCCGAGCTGCTGCCCGCCCACCGGGTGTGGGACCGCTTCCCGGCGGCACTGGCGTGA
- a CDS encoding alcohol dehydrogenase catalytic domain-containing protein, with the protein MKAVTWQAPRKVSVDEVPDPTIQEATDAIIRVTTTGLCGSDLHLYEPLAPFMNAGDVIGHEPMGIVEEVGPGVRDLEVGDRVVVPFNVCCGSCWTCSRGLHSQCETTQNHEHGTGASMLGYSSLYGAVPGGQAELLRVPFADFMPMKVPEGPVDDRFVLLSDVLPTAWQGVEYAALPTDGVLLVMGAGPIGDMAARIALQRGHRVIVADRERDRLARVAARGAETVDLNDVDDLGEEVRSRTGGRGPDSVIDAVGMEAFGNPVVEASHKVVGMLPDALAGPFMQAAGVDRLAALHGAIDAVRRGGTVSLLGVYGGAVDPMPLMQMFDKQIQVRMGQANVRRWTDDIMPLLLDDADPLGTEEFVTHRLPLDEAPEAYERFRDKEDGVVKVVFTP; encoded by the coding sequence ATGAAGGCAGTCACCTGGCAGGCCCCCCGCAAGGTCAGCGTCGACGAGGTCCCCGACCCGACCATCCAGGAGGCCACCGACGCGATCATCCGGGTCACCACGACCGGGCTGTGCGGCTCCGACCTGCACCTCTACGAGCCGCTCGCGCCGTTCATGAACGCCGGCGACGTCATCGGCCACGAGCCGATGGGCATCGTCGAGGAGGTCGGCCCCGGCGTCCGCGACCTCGAGGTCGGCGACCGCGTGGTGGTGCCGTTCAACGTCTGCTGCGGCAGCTGCTGGACCTGCTCGCGGGGTCTGCACAGTCAGTGCGAGACCACCCAGAACCACGAGCACGGCACCGGCGCCAGCATGCTCGGCTACTCCTCGCTGTACGGGGCCGTCCCCGGCGGGCAGGCCGAGCTGCTGCGGGTGCCGTTCGCCGACTTCATGCCGATGAAGGTGCCGGAGGGTCCGGTCGACGACCGCTTCGTGCTCCTCTCCGACGTGCTGCCGACCGCCTGGCAGGGCGTGGAGTACGCCGCGCTCCCGACCGACGGGGTGCTGCTGGTCATGGGCGCCGGCCCGATCGGCGACATGGCCGCCCGGATCGCCCTGCAGCGCGGGCATCGGGTGATCGTGGCCGACCGCGAGCGCGACCGGCTGGCCCGCGTGGCCGCGCGCGGCGCGGAGACCGTGGACCTCAACGACGTCGACGACCTCGGCGAGGAGGTGCGGTCGCGCACCGGCGGCCGCGGCCCGGACTCGGTCATCGACGCCGTGGGCATGGAGGCCTTCGGCAACCCGGTGGTCGAGGCCAGCCACAAGGTCGTGGGGATGCTGCCCGACGCCCTGGCCGGCCCGTTCATGCAGGCCGCCGGGGTGGACCGGCTGGCGGCGCTGCACGGCGCCATCGACGCCGTGCGCCGCGGCGGCACGGTCTCGCTGCTGGGCGTCTACGGCGGGGCCGTCGACCCGATGCCGTTGATGCAGATGTTCGACAAGCAGATCCAGGTGCGGATGGGCCAGGCCAACGTCCGTCGCTGGACCGACGACATCATGCCGCTGCTCCTGGACGACGCCGACCCGCTCGGCACCGAGGAGTTCGTGACCCACCGGCTCCCGCTCGACGAGGCCCCCGAGGCCTACGAGCGGTTCCGGGACAAGGAGGACGGCGTCGTCAAGGTGGTCTTCACCCCCTGA
- a CDS encoding RecQ family ATP-dependent DNA helicase: protein MTVSDPQLCSLAADLLDVAEPTTDQLTAVRRLLEGHDVLLVAPTGTGKSLVFQLAAAAAERLCVVVTPLLSLAGDQVRGLDASAGEGFAARWTSAESAGDLDATEEAVRAGTLRLLYTSPEQLAGGRLRDLLAEHPPALLAVDEAHCVSTWGTDFRPSYAALGQVREAWGSPPTVAVTATASSAVRKDVHRVLGLGGTEQVLGFERPDLALRVLRLHEDSERAGTVEERVRALREETEGGLGLVYVRTRRDAETLAAHLAEAGLRAPAYHAGLPRDRREEVHDAFHAGDVDVVVATSAFGMGVHQPEVRFVLHAQAPESLDVYYQESGRAGRDGRRAVAEMLFRDEDLALGHFFAGGRPRSASVRRVAEAWREAPDADVRTLASTTGLGRRTVGRVLALLSAGGADPSEPVDRLADVVRRRAEAERTLRRTQVERVREYADSAHCRDLVLRHHFGDLSAEPCGRCDTCSAEGGAEPLETLRDLDGLRPESGVKHRRFGRGTITDLTRDTVTVLFDRVGYRTLATDLVRERQLLKPA from the coding sequence GTGACCGTCTCGGACCCCCAGCTCTGCTCGCTCGCCGCCGACCTGCTCGACGTCGCCGAGCCCACGACCGACCAGCTCACCGCCGTACGCCGGCTCCTGGAGGGGCACGACGTGCTGCTCGTGGCCCCTACCGGCACCGGGAAGTCGCTGGTGTTCCAGCTCGCCGCGGCGGCCGCGGAGCGACTGTGCGTCGTCGTCACGCCACTGCTCAGCCTCGCCGGCGACCAGGTGCGGGGGCTCGACGCCAGCGCCGGCGAGGGCTTCGCCGCACGGTGGACCTCGGCGGAGTCCGCGGGCGACCTCGACGCCACCGAGGAGGCCGTCCGCGCCGGCACGCTGCGGCTGCTCTACACCTCGCCCGAGCAGCTCGCTGGCGGCCGGCTGCGCGACCTGCTGGCCGAGCACCCGCCGGCGCTGCTGGCCGTCGACGAGGCGCACTGCGTCTCGACATGGGGCACCGACTTCCGCCCGTCGTACGCCGCGCTCGGGCAGGTCCGTGAGGCGTGGGGCTCCCCGCCGACCGTGGCGGTGACTGCGACCGCCTCCTCGGCGGTCCGCAAGGACGTGCACCGGGTGCTGGGGCTCGGCGGCACCGAGCAGGTGCTGGGCTTCGAGCGCCCCGACCTGGCGCTGCGGGTGCTGCGGCTGCACGAGGACTCCGAGCGGGCCGGCACCGTCGAGGAGCGGGTCCGCGCCCTGCGCGAGGAGACCGAGGGCGGGCTGGGCCTGGTCTACGTGCGCACCCGGCGCGACGCCGAGACCCTCGCCGCGCACCTGGCCGAGGCCGGCCTGCGCGCACCCGCCTACCACGCGGGCCTCCCCCGTGACCGGCGCGAGGAGGTGCACGACGCCTTCCACGCCGGGGACGTCGACGTGGTCGTCGCGACCTCGGCGTTCGGCATGGGCGTGCACCAGCCCGAGGTCCGCTTCGTGCTGCACGCGCAGGCCCCGGAGTCGCTCGACGTCTACTACCAGGAGTCCGGGCGTGCGGGTCGGGACGGGCGTCGCGCCGTCGCGGAGATGCTGTTCCGCGACGAGGACCTCGCCCTGGGGCACTTCTTCGCCGGGGGCCGGCCGCGCAGCGCGTCGGTGCGGCGGGTCGCCGAGGCCTGGCGGGAGGCGCCGGACGCCGACGTGCGGACGCTCGCCTCGACCACGGGCCTGGGGCGACGGACCGTCGGCCGGGTCCTGGCGCTGCTGTCCGCCGGCGGCGCTGACCCGTCGGAGCCCGTGGACCGGCTGGCCGACGTCGTACGTCGCCGGGCGGAGGCCGAGCGGACCCTGCGCCGCACCCAGGTCGAGCGGGTCCGGGAGTACGCCGACTCCGCCCACTGTCGCGACCTGGTGCTGCGGCACCACTTCGGCGACCTGTCCGCCGAGCCCTGCGGGCGCTGCGACACCTGCTCCGCCGAGGGCGGCGCGGAGCCGCTGGAGACGCTGCGCGACCTCGACGGCCTGCGCCCGGAGTCCGGGGTCAAGCACCGGCGCTTCGGCCGGGGCACCATCACCGACCTGACCCGCGACACCGTCACCGTGCTCTTCGACCGCGTCGGCTACCGCACGCTGGCCACCGACCTGGTGCGCGAGCGGCAGCTGCTGAAGCCCGCCTGA
- a CDS encoding cysteine hydrolase family protein — MPAPEAAGDALLLVDLQVDYFADDELARCRHDVVAACNRLADAAHRHGVPVVEIRTEHEPDRSTWTLTMLEDDQGVVVRDTPGAQRAEGLEPGEADCVVKTRDSAFFGTDLGERLAALDVRRVVLCGVSTESCVAATARDAFAHDLQVVLVSDATASLDPDEHDHTLEMLRVQHRQQVRTADEVVAAWDGDAPEGS, encoded by the coding sequence ATGCCCGCCCCGGAAGCTGCTGGAGACGCCCTGCTGCTCGTCGACCTGCAGGTCGACTACTTCGCCGACGACGAGCTGGCCCGCTGCCGCCACGACGTGGTGGCGGCCTGCAACCGGCTCGCCGACGCCGCGCACCGCCACGGCGTACCCGTCGTCGAGATCCGCACCGAGCACGAGCCGGACCGCAGCACCTGGACCCTCACCATGCTCGAGGACGACCAGGGCGTCGTCGTCCGGGACACCCCGGGGGCACAGCGGGCCGAGGGGCTCGAGCCCGGCGAGGCGGACTGCGTGGTCAAGACCCGCGACAGCGCCTTCTTCGGCACCGACCTGGGAGAGCGTCTCGCCGCCCTCGACGTACGCCGGGTGGTGCTGTGCGGGGTGAGCACCGAGTCCTGCGTGGCGGCCACCGCGCGCGACGCGTTCGCGCACGACCTGCAGGTCGTCCTGGTCTCGGACGCCACGGCCTCGCTGGACCCCGACGAGCACGACCACACCCTGGAGATGCTTCGCGTCCAGCACCGCCAGCAGGTCCGAACTGCCGACGAAGTCGTCGCGGCGTGGGACGGGGACGCACCAGAGGGTTCCTGA
- a CDS encoding type 1 glutamine amidotransferase domain-containing protein: MTTIAFLTSAEGIERAELVEPWQAVTDAGHDAVLLSPETGEVQLFEHLDKADTRPVDKAVGEASIDDYAALVLPGGVANPDALRLDEAAVAFVRDFVASGKPVAAICHAPWTLIEAGVLEGRTLTSWPSLQTDIRNAGGTWVDEKVVADGNLITSRNPGDIPAFNNALLEAVTHGAGSTGS; this comes from the coding sequence ATGACCACCATCGCCTTCCTGACCTCGGCCGAGGGCATCGAGCGAGCAGAGCTCGTGGAGCCCTGGCAGGCCGTCACCGACGCCGGGCACGACGCCGTGCTGCTGAGCCCCGAGACGGGGGAGGTGCAGCTGTTCGAGCACCTCGACAAGGCCGACACCCGCCCCGTCGACAAGGCCGTGGGTGAGGCCTCCATCGACGACTACGCCGCCCTCGTCCTCCCCGGCGGCGTCGCGAACCCCGACGCCCTGCGCCTGGACGAGGCCGCCGTCGCCTTCGTCCGCGACTTCGTCGCCTCCGGCAAGCCGGTCGCGGCCATCTGCCACGCGCCGTGGACCCTGATCGAGGCCGGCGTCCTCGAGGGACGCACGCTCACCTCCTGGCCCAGCCTGCAGACCGACATCCGCAACGCCGGCGGCACCTGGGTCGACGAGAAGGTCGTCGCCGACGGCAACCTGATCACCAGCCGCAACCCCGGCGACATCCCGGCGTTCAACAACGCGCTGCTCGAGGCCGTCACGCACGGAGCCGGCAGCACCGGCTCCTGA
- a CDS encoding SNF2-related protein, translating to MARRPQRRSNGQRAQRRVRDLDNEGIIPVLARAVREVEGAAQRGAVPPSARTKFQVVGLLVREERSRIKADTEVSESQRAEQLKRLDGIATILAKTATRDTTLLHLLAEDAEVGEAAEDLRREMKKRAGLEVPDEPEVDEDDPDAPVLEKRVVPQSVIARRLANPFLVPDFTGAAAQHARPRRLAGWELLGPLFRSFEYGGASACMPLPEPGSLVAASGRELMKHQSQVVEAAAQGHRTFLLADEPGLGKTAQALLAAQAADAYPLLVVVPNVVKTSWAREAGIWTPGRTSTVIHGDGYDVDGWADIVVVNYEILDRHVGWLGDFGFKGMVVDEAHFIKNKTSQRSQHVLHLADRLRARYARPLLMALTGTPLINDIEDFRAIWQFLGWIDDKVPLGPLMEALEETGLSPADGPAFYGAARTCVVNQGIVRRRKVDVAADIPARRVADLPVELDDAIGRSIKAAEKELARRMVARYHSALETRVSGRTVEGIDHELVRRVAGWELEDSSSKKDGENVFSMVRRIGQAKAGLAADYAAQLARNVGKVVFFAKHVDVMDAAEKLFAERGIRYASIRGDQTPKARQAAIDSFTEDPDVQVVVCSLMAAGVGLNLQVASNLVLAELSWTDAEQTQAIDRIHRIGQEEPVTAWRVIAAHTIDTRIAELIDSKAGLAARALDGSDEEIGASSDIQLEALVSLLTAALEEEERQRARRARALRTEAVYAG from the coding sequence GTGGCTCGACGGCCCCAGCGTCGCAGCAACGGTCAGCGTGCCCAGCGACGGGTGCGCGACCTCGACAACGAGGGGATCATCCCCGTCCTCGCACGCGCGGTGCGCGAGGTGGAGGGTGCCGCCCAGCGCGGTGCCGTGCCGCCGAGCGCCCGCACGAAGTTCCAGGTCGTGGGGCTGCTGGTGCGTGAGGAGCGGTCGCGGATCAAGGCCGACACCGAGGTCAGCGAGAGCCAGCGCGCCGAGCAGCTCAAGCGGCTCGACGGCATCGCCACCATCCTCGCCAAGACCGCCACGCGCGACACCACGCTGCTGCACCTGCTGGCCGAGGACGCCGAGGTCGGCGAGGCCGCCGAGGACCTGCGCCGGGAGATGAAGAAGCGCGCCGGCCTCGAGGTGCCCGACGAGCCCGAGGTCGACGAGGACGACCCGGACGCCCCGGTCCTCGAGAAGCGCGTCGTCCCGCAGAGCGTCATCGCCCGCCGGCTCGCCAACCCCTTCCTCGTCCCCGACTTCACCGGTGCGGCCGCCCAGCACGCCCGCCCCCGCCGGCTGGCCGGCTGGGAGCTGCTGGGCCCCCTCTTCCGCTCCTTCGAGTACGGCGGGGCGTCGGCGTGCATGCCGCTGCCCGAGCCCGGGTCGCTGGTCGCCGCCTCGGGCCGCGAGCTGATGAAGCACCAGTCGCAGGTGGTCGAGGCCGCCGCCCAGGGCCACCGCACCTTCCTGCTGGCCGACGAGCCGGGCCTGGGCAAGACCGCCCAGGCGCTGCTGGCCGCGCAGGCTGCCGACGCCTACCCGTTGCTCGTGGTGGTGCCCAACGTCGTCAAGACCAGCTGGGCCCGCGAGGCCGGCATCTGGACGCCCGGTCGCACGTCCACGGTCATCCACGGTGACGGCTACGACGTCGACGGCTGGGCCGACATCGTCGTGGTCAACTACGAGATCCTCGACCGACACGTCGGCTGGCTCGGCGACTTCGGGTTCAAGGGGATGGTCGTCGACGAGGCGCACTTCATCAAGAACAAGACCTCCCAGCGCTCCCAGCACGTGCTGCACCTCGCCGACCGGCTGCGTGCCCGCTACGCCCGGCCGCTGCTGATGGCGCTCACCGGCACCCCGCTGATCAACGACATCGAGGACTTCCGCGCGATCTGGCAGTTCCTCGGCTGGATCGACGACAAGGTCCCGCTCGGCCCGCTGATGGAGGCCCTGGAGGAGACCGGGCTCAGCCCGGCCGACGGCCCGGCGTTCTACGGCGCCGCCCGCACCTGCGTGGTCAACCAGGGCATCGTGCGTCGCCGCAAGGTCGACGTCGCCGCCGACATCCCCGCCCGTCGGGTCGCCGACCTCCCGGTCGAGCTCGACGACGCGATCGGCCGGTCCATCAAGGCCGCGGAGAAGGAGCTGGCGCGCCGGATGGTGGCCCGCTACCACTCCGCGCTCGAGACCCGGGTCTCCGGCCGTACCGTCGAGGGCATCGACCACGAGCTGGTCCGCCGCGTCGCCGGCTGGGAGCTCGAGGACTCCTCGAGCAAGAAGGACGGCGAGAACGTCTTCTCGATGGTGCGCCGCATCGGCCAGGCCAAGGCCGGCCTGGCCGCCGACTACGCCGCCCAGCTGGCGCGCAACGTCGGCAAGGTCGTCTTCTTCGCCAAGCACGTCGACGTCATGGACGCCGCCGAGAAGCTCTTCGCGGAGCGCGGCATCCGCTACGCCTCCATCCGCGGCGACCAGACGCCCAAGGCCCGCCAGGCCGCGATCGACTCCTTCACCGAGGACCCCGACGTGCAGGTCGTCGTCTGCTCGCTGATGGCCGCCGGCGTCGGGCTGAACCTCCAGGTGGCCTCCAACCTGGTCCTCGCCGAGCTGTCGTGGACCGACGCCGAGCAGACCCAGGCGATCGACCGCATCCACCGCATCGGCCAGGAGGAGCCGGTCACCGCGTGGCGCGTCATCGCCGCGCACACGATCGACACCCGCATCGCCGAGCTCATCGACTCCAAGGCCGGCCTCGCCGCCCGGGCGCTCGACGGGTCCGACGAGGAGATCGGCGCCAGCTCCGACATCCAGCTCGAGGCCCTGGTCTCGCTGCTCACCGCGGCGCTGGAGGAGGAGGAGCGGCAGCGGGCCAGGCGGGCCCGTGCGCTGCGCACCGAGGCGGTCTACGCCGGGTAG